From Isachenkonia alkalipeptolytica:
TCTACAGCCCTGTACCTTCACCGTAAAAAGGAATCCTTCATCGAAGCTACGGGATTGATCCTCTTCATTGCTACCATCGGTTATCTTTTAGCCGGAATTTTCAACGACAGTGCGGTATCTGTTGCCCCTATTTTCTGGATTCTTTTAGGGATGGGTGTTGCAGTAAATAAAACCTTAGAAAAGGAAGACACTCTTTAAATCCAATACCGTAATAAAAAAGCGTAACGCGACCAACTCAGTTTGTCGCGTTACGCTTTTTTCATAACTAGGCTATTCTTTTCTTTTTGAAGCTTTATTTTCCTGCTTTCCTGTGCTCTCCCAATAGTGCTTAAAAAATGCTATAAAAACGCCAAGCATTAAACCCAGCACCCCTCCAATCGCTAAGTTTAGGGTGTTGTTAGGTCCAACTTTGCTCTCTTCAAGTTGCGGTGGATTTACCACGGTTACAAGATTCCGCATAGAATTAGATACGCTGTCTCTAAAATGATCGGTATTCAGCGTTTCTTGGTACTTAGTCAGTGCTTCGACCTCCTCTTCCAGTTCATCTAAGCTCTGTTGCACATTATGAAGCTGTACCTCCGTTGCAGAAGCTTCCATCTTCTTTTCTGTCAGCTCTTCTTGCAACCTTAAGTATGGAGGGTTGAGTTCCTGGGTTATTATTTTATCCCCTTCAAGCTCTGAAATATCCAAATCTTGAAGAGAAGATACCATTAAAGAGTACTCTGCTTCACTAATTAATGCATTTTCCAGATTTAGAGCGATGGAAGTCCCTTCTATTAACCCTTCCAAATTCTCTTTGTCTTCCACCAAAGTTTCCAACTCTTTTTCCAGGTTCATACTTTTTGTATTATATTCATTATAAAAATGTTCAATCGCCATTCTTCTTAACATCATCTCGACTTGGGTTAAGTAATTTGCTAAGTGAATACGGTTTAGTTCATAGGCTTCCCCAGGAGAGCTACCGGAGAATGTAAGGTTAAAAGACCCCGTATCCTGAATATTGCTGGTACTCATTCTTCCATCCAAACTTGACCGGGTCAACTCCCCATCATAGTCGCGAAGGGTTTTCTCCATTGTATAGGGATGGTTTAGCACCAGTTTGTATTCATCCATGGTATCCATGGGTATCCTATAACTTCCGTAGGGAGTACTGACCTCCTCTTGTAGGTTCACGGTGATTGTGGATGTGCTTTCATAGGAATCTGATAATACTACTAAAGTATAGAACGCCGCTGCTATAACTACCACCAGAGTTGTGGCAATCACTATGTACTTTTCTCTTACCAGGGTCTCTATCAGTTCCCGTAAACTGATCTCTTCTTCCTGGTATTTGTTATTCTGCTGTTCTTGCTCCATAAAATCCTCCTTCATTATATTTTAAACTTGATCCGTATAAATGGTCAGCATATTTATCATAAAGGAATTTTCCTTTTTTTGCAAGGCTTTGGAAGTAAATATCGATAAAAAGATATATATTCATAGAAATACTGAAGGCTTTGTTAACCGGATGTTATTATAGTTATTGTGCTTTATTGTTGGCTAACAAAAAAAAGAGGGTCTATAATATATGGTGTTGGTGGATAAAAAACCAATACCATATTTTTTTACAAAAAAATGATGAGACAATGATAAAATCCTGATAAAATATAATCGCCAAACCATATCTTAAAGGAGTGATATCATGTCTCATCAATACGATTTTATAACAGATTTATTAGATTTAAAAGACCCTAATATTAAGTTTTTCGATGACTTTTACAGTGAAGAAGTTATCGATGGGGTTCAAAACAAGATTTTCCAAGGGACTCTTACTTACCAGCCCCATGCTTGTTATCAGTGTGGAACCTTATTCGATGAACAGATCACTAAACATGGGTTTAAGGTCTCTACGATCAAACTGGTACATATATCCGGATTACCTAGTTATCTCCGGCTGAAAAAACAGCGGTATTCTTGTAAGCACTGCGAATCAACTTTTACCCTTACGACCCGTGTTGTCGATAAGCATTGCCATATTTCGAGAAATATCAAGTTATCCATTGCACTTAAAGCGAAAGACAAAGTATCTGAAAAGGACATTGCCAAAGAACATAATGTCTCGCACTCTACGGTAAATCGCTTGGTTAATAGTTTTTATAAACACCATAAGCCAAGTTATCATCATCTACCGAAACATTTGTGTTTCGATGAATTCAAGTCGGTTAAATCCGCTGCAGGAGCCATGTCTTTTATCTTTTGTGATGGAGATAACGGAAAAATTGTAGATATTTTAGAAGATCGACGTTTGCCGGCGCTAATCAATTACTTCCTAAAGTATAAAAAGTCGGCTCGAAACAACGTTGAAACCATTGTTATCGATATGTATAGCCCGTATATTTCGCTCATTAAAAAGCTTTTTCCCAGGGCAAAAATTGTTATCGATAAGTTCCATATCGTACAGCTTTTTAATCGATCCTTCAACCAAACTCGAGTTCAAGTTATGAATGCCTCAAAAAAAGATTACAACAAGTTCAAGAAATACTGGAAGTTGCTGTTAATGGATCCCGCTAAATTAACTGATCAGACCTTCCGATACTGTCGCTCTTTTAAGAAACCTATGCGCCCCATGGACATTGTCGACGCTTTACTAGATCTTAGCCCTGAACTTAAAGCCTCCTACGAACTTTACCACGGGGTCCGCATCGCGATGAAAAATCAAGATTTTCATCAGCTACAATTGATATGCCAGAAGTATAAATCAACGGTTTCCAGCTATATGAAAACGTCTATTAAAACGCTTGAAAAGTACGCTGATTATGTGCAAAACACTTTGGAATACTCTTATACCAATGGAATCCTTGAAGGGCTCAACAACAAGATCAAGGTCATTAAACGAATCGCTTTTGGTTATCGATGTTTTTTCCATCTTAAGAATCGCATCATGATTACACAAAACTTAGCCAATTTAAAAACAGCATAAGGAGACTATTTAACTCCCTATGCTGCAGTATTATATTTATTCTGTTTTATCATCCATCATCATAAAAATAGTTTACCAACACTACTTGACAAAGAACCAAAAAAGATCCCCAAACAAGGTCTCCCTTGTTCGGGGTCTTTTTCTAGCTTATTCTTTTTAAGATTGTTTAATAAGAATCTTTAAGAATGATTAGTCTTGATCTTCGATGGTTACTTCAATTACAAAGTCAACAGCGATTTCTGTTTCATCATCCATTGTAATCTTGTCAATATAAAGTGTAGCTTGTCCTTCTACTTCTGCATTAAAACCACTGTCAATAGGATCCTCATCATTTACTACAGAAGTATTCGTAGATACTACGGTGAAGGATTTAATATCATCAGTTTTATCATCGTCACCCTTGGTAATTTCTACAGCGTCTTTAAGTTCACCAAATAATGCTGTACCTGTAGTTGTTGTAATTGTAGCATCAAGTTGCTCTACTTCATACTCAGGTCGAGAGTCGGTTACTTCGAAGCTTTCGGTAAAGGTTAATCCTCCATCTAGCTCTGCAGCAACTGTGTATTCACCAGCTGCTTCTAATTCAATAGCTGCATCAGTAGTTGTAGAAATGTTTAATGCCTGTCCTGTAGTAGTTGTGTTTTGTTCATTATTTTCAACTAAATCACCATCTTCATCTAAAACGGTCCATTCAACATCTTCTTCTGCATCACCAGTTCTTAAGCCGTCAGCATCTACTGGATATAATTCTGCTGTGAATTTATTAGTGTAATCATCTCCAGTTTCTAAATCTAAATCAGTTACACCTCGAAGTTCATAATCTTCTTGTGCACCGTGTTGAATTACATTTACAGTAAGTTCTGCTTCTACATCATCTTGCTCAACAGTTATTACTGCAGTTCCTGCATCTCCTTGTACTTTGAAATCAATAGCTCCTTTAGTTGTATTTACAACTAGGTCTGTAATGACATCTTCGTCTTCGTCATCAGTTTCAACTTCTAAATCGTCAAGATCTGTACTATATTCTTCTCCATATTGATCAAGCAGTTTGACCGGTACAGAAGTTCCATCAGTATCTAACACTGAAAGATCTAATTCAGAAATAGCTTCGTCATCAGAGTCTAAGAACACAATCTCCGTTAACTCAGCAGCTTCTAATACTTCCATGCTGTATACAGTTGAAACATCTCCAGCTTCAACCATTACATCTACTTCACCTTCGCTTCGAGGAGTTAATCGTCCTGATTCCTCATCAACGATTAACACACTTGGATCAGCAGAAGAGAACTCTAAAGCACTTGTAGTAGTGAATGTGTCATTACCATATTGGTCAATTAACTGTGGTACTAGGTAGTATCCGGTTTGTCCCATAGTAATATCTTGCTTTAGTTCTTCTTCATCAATTAGGTCTTCCCAATCGATATCTTCGTTACCGTCATCAGTGTAAGGAGCATCTAGAATTGTAAATGTACCGAACTCGTCGATATCTGTTTCTGAGAATACTACTCTTACTCTTTCACTTTCGAACTCGTTCTCATCTTCGTCTTCGTAAGAAAGTGTGAAGAATACTACTTTACCGTCATCTTGTGCTGGAATAGTTACTTCACCATCTTCAGCGTCAACACCTGTAATATTCGCTTCCACATCAACATCTACAATTGTTGCAACGTCAACATAGGTAGAAGTTAACACTTCATAGTCTACTTTGAATTCTTGATCTGCTGCTGCAGTAAAGTCAGTTCCGTCAACTTCGATTGCAACTACATCACCTTGAAGATACTCAAAGGTATACTCTGCAGTTTCATCATCTAAGTTCACAACGATTGAATATTCTTCTTCATCTTCTAATGCATTAAAGAAGGATACTTCAGCTACGTTGTCTTCCGCGTCTACTCCGCTTGCAAATACTCGCGTACCTGCTTCGTTTCTTACAACTACGTCCGCTCTTTCTAAGTCTTCAACGTCTTTGTTGAATTCCATTTCAAGAGTTCTGGGTGTAAGTGCAGTTACATCTAATACTGCTAAGTCTTGAATGATGTTTGCCATAGCAGCTTCAACAATTGACTCTGGAATAGCTACCGGTCCACCAATAGCTTGGAAACCAGTTTTGGTTTGTAGTAAAGCTAAAGCATCTTCATTTTGATCTGATAACCAGTCTCTATCTTGACGTAAGTCTAAATAAACAACCGGCTCGCCTAAAGTAGAAGCGGCTACTGCGTCTACATAGCTCCATCCGTTAACTAGCGATACTGAATCAAAATCGTCAAAAGCTGCAAATTCAGCAACTTCGATGGAAGTTTCCACTCGATTTTCTCCAGCTAGTCGATTAGCAACAGAAACATCTTCCATTTCATCCAACTCGGTTTCAAGATCTGCAGATACTACATCTTCTCCACCAATGATGATTAGGTTTTCAATTCCTAATTCTTCGATCGCGTCTTTCGTTTCTTGTGGAATTCTGTTTTGTCCATTGTTTACCATAAGGATTGGATGTCCTTGAAGGGCTAAGGGTCCAGCAACTAAAGAGTCAACTTCTGCAAATCCATCTACGATGATTGCTGTGTTGTCTTTTGCTTCTCCCATATCCATTGCAACTTCTGCTGCAGTAGATTCTCGTCGTTCCCCTTCAACTCGTCGGTCTACGTTGTAGTTTTCTTCAAGTTCAGCTTCAACGTTTCCGCTTACTGCTGCTTCTCCACCAACGATGATTATGTTTTCAGGGTCTAAGCTTTTAAGTGCGTCGTTTGTTCCATTAGGGATTCGATCTTCTTGTACCAGTAAGATCTGAGCGTCCTCCGCTCCTGCTAATCCACTTGCAGTAAGTCCATCTACTACATTTGGAGCGTCGGCAGGTCCGTCCCCTTGTACGATAATCACCGTTTCTGGGTCTGGATCGTTTTGCTTAGCGATTTCATACGCGGTTAAGTACCGAGTGTCGCCGGCGATTCGGTATTCATCTGCATCG
This genomic window contains:
- a CDS encoding Wzz/FepE/Etk N-terminal domain-containing protein → MEQEQQNNKYQEEEISLRELIETLVREKYIVIATTLVVVIAAAFYTLVVLSDSYESTSTITVNLQEEVSTPYGSYRIPMDTMDEYKLVLNHPYTMEKTLRDYDGELTRSSLDGRMSTSNIQDTGSFNLTFSGSSPGEAYELNRIHLANYLTQVEMMLRRMAIEHFYNEYNTKSMNLEKELETLVEDKENLEGLIEGTSIALNLENALISEAEYSLMVSSLQDLDISELEGDKIITQELNPPYLRLQEELTEKKMEASATEVQLHNVQQSLDELEEEVEALTKYQETLNTDHFRDSVSNSMRNLVTVVNPPQLEESKVGPNNTLNLAIGGVLGLMLGVFIAFFKHYWESTGKQENKASKRKE
- a CDS encoding ISL3 family transposase, giving the protein MSHQYDFITDLLDLKDPNIKFFDDFYSEEVIDGVQNKIFQGTLTYQPHACYQCGTLFDEQITKHGFKVSTIKLVHISGLPSYLRLKKQRYSCKHCESTFTLTTRVVDKHCHISRNIKLSIALKAKDKVSEKDIAKEHNVSHSTVNRLVNSFYKHHKPSYHHLPKHLCFDEFKSVKSAAGAMSFIFCDGDNGKIVDILEDRRLPALINYFLKYKKSARNNVETIVIDMYSPYISLIKKLFPRAKIVIDKFHIVQLFNRSFNQTRVQVMNASKKDYNKFKKYWKLLLMDPAKLTDQTFRYCRSFKKPMRPMDIVDALLDLSPELKASYELYHGVRIAMKNQDFHQLQLICQKYKSTVSSYMKTSIKTLEKYADYVQNTLEYSYTNGILEGLNNKIKVIKRIAFGYRCFFHLKNRIMITQNLANLKTA
- a CDS encoding cell wall-binding repeat-containing protein, translated to MKRKLALLLSIMMVFAAVMGGFAAPVFADAHDADEYRIAGDTRYLTAYEIAKQNDPDPETVIIVQGDGPADAPNVVDGLTASGLAGAEDAQILLVQEDRIPNGTNDALKSLDPENIIIVGGEAAVSGNVEAELEENYNVDRRVEGERRESTAAEVAMDMGEAKDNTAIIVDGFAEVDSLVAGPLALQGHPILMVNNGQNRIPQETKDAIEELGIENLIIIGGEDVVSADLETELDEMEDVSVANRLAGENRVETSIEVAEFAAFDDFDSVSLVNGWSYVDAVAASTLGEPVVYLDLRQDRDWLSDQNEDALALLQTKTGFQAIGGPVAIPESIVEAAMANIIQDLAVLDVTALTPRTLEMEFNKDVEDLERADVVVRNEAGTRVFASGVDAEDNVAEVSFFNALEDEEEYSIVVNLDDETAEYTFEYLQGDVVAIEVDGTDFTAAADQEFKVDYEVLTSTYVDVATIVDVDVEANITGVDAEDGEVTIPAQDDGKVVFFTLSYEDEDENEFESERVRVVFSETDIDEFGTFTILDAPYTDDGNEDIDWEDLIDEEELKQDITMGQTGYYLVPQLIDQYGNDTFTTTSALEFSSADPSVLIVDEESGRLTPRSEGEVDVMVEAGDVSTVYSMEVLEAAELTEIVFLDSDDEAISELDLSVLDTDGTSVPVKLLDQYGEEYSTDLDDLEVETDDEDEDVITDLVVNTTKGAIDFKVQGDAGTAVITVEQDDVEAELTVNVIQHGAQEDYELRGVTDLDLETGDDYTNKFTAELYPVDADGLRTGDAEEDVEWTVLDEDGDLVENNEQNTTTTGQALNISTTTDAAIELEAAGEYTVAAELDGGLTFTESFEVTDSRPEYEVEQLDATITTTTGTALFGELKDAVEITKGDDDKTDDIKSFTVVSTNTSVVNDEDPIDSGFNAEVEGQATLYIDKITMDDETEIAVDFVIEVTIEDQD